The Seriola aureovittata isolate HTS-2021-v1 ecotype China chromosome 12, ASM2101889v1, whole genome shotgun sequence genome window below encodes:
- the myo9b gene encoding unconventional myosin-IXb isoform X4 encodes MSTTDGAGAPDQDGEARVVQIYPRVSQNTAAYCPLQVSFGDTVKSVIHNAVVTLGLDSSKMYRLLEVRQVSGEERLLEAGDCPLERVLLWPPLAQRWHPQSQGYHFILQQQQADNGDNQEENREDYDDLCNLQSVTEQSILEVLRQRFYKLKIYTYASNILIAINPNKFLPVYYNPKYVKMYENQPLGKLSPHIFAIADVAFHTMLTRQVNQCIVISGESGSGKTESSSYLIHCLTALSQKTYSTGLERTILGAGPVLEAFGNAKTAENNNSSRFGKFIQLNYLESGVIRGAVIEKYLLEKCRLVSRDKRERNYHVFYYLLVGASKDEQEEFHLLKPQDYLYLKQQDLQIDDEEKFRQEYKRLHQAMEMVGFLASTKKHIFSILSAILHLGNVTFTVSEDTQDLEVGPAEVLCTLSGLLKVKKELLVEALIKRRVVVAKASTVSKYTLQQASKVRDSMAKSLYSALFDWIILHINHAMLNRRDMEESVSCLSIGVLDMFGFENLQTNSFEQLCINYTNEKLQYYINHNIFKLEQEDYVSEGLTWQNIDCTDNSGCIQLISMKSTGLFDLLDEESNLPQGTDETLLDKLTQQHQDNPLFVASPSTNPIFAIQHFAGSVEYHIKDFREKNTEHMRPEVVSLLRSSERAFLHHLVASSPQALFRWGILRATIRILTVFKNMGRQRAEQLAARRSSRKTLKEMKQRSSTVDRLSSNSLTLDFSFDHSDDHPLDVFEDIFANYEKRKKSRGGRQKQVIPKNLMDLRSLQHIVGLTAHDRTSKSIFHPQQRTKLSTVSTQFQASLRRLMETIEKADPFFIFCVRSNAEMKELHFDDELVLQQIRYTGMLQMVHIQKSGYSAKYTFMEFVDKFRMLLPKGATATPEHITKLFERMKLDKSTYQIGKTKVFLKQKEKQLLQDTLNKEVMRHIIILQRWFRTCLIRLHFVQKRDATLIIQRSWREFYENHNRAATVIQTAWRTSLKRSKEQCEEEDDKETSNTRLGRDSLTKKELKRQHKVELSPGRNQQLDSVNGQSAQRDQSREKRGCPPPLNRPLSLPLDTKVSSNDHSTSPSTSSSLQRYKDMGGIKEKAEKWRGRQSEGEPTDESSPEIRRRENRKDEFYRKGKSMSADELSKISSSGSDSSPSTNEVRVRLRKQPKRKRRLAYARSGLMINFGGSKESEYWSFPLPPISPHLASLKSSASSVDVRVKKPAEPDGSRFSLPSRTANEDSGQQGTNQSQLTTPEKIWFLSKFLRKRAPKFSPGNDSPSDKTVTLPRYTPHHYHMPNQSSGRDNRNPTIRISRATRAIEWNTSLDREITDSKELRNLDEFLGNQVNELRSRIKELSPTESIFLTATMQFRETIKSMYSVQKPQIAYKDLMKGYHNKVNTLAAPKKKAEVSLVVNLFQSVLDGFIRGEIKRVESEPSKATKTTKKRRKKDKCPDSPLDHLFSTYQVNIMQSCDLCGSYIWGMEKAYMCSACKLICHKKCLKKIITDCSTRCARQDDSVPGSLHFGVQVCVLTSKANPVPMVVEMLLLHVELNGLYTEGIYRKSGSTCRARELHQILETNPEEACLENYPIHTTTGLVKRWLRELPDPLMTFSLYSDFLHAVELPEKAERIRAVYQKVDELPPSNYNTLERLIFHLVRVAKEEEHNKMSPSSLAIVFAPCILRSPDANDPFLGMKDVSKTTQCVEILISEQFRRYKEKMQNIQELEYAEALAVNQLKLRRQNTIVEKPSDVPEETHTDETEKTLIERIKSIKQEKVDLACTLPDLEQEHSDNDNLDSSSSMSTESLEDRLRSLESEGQ; translated from the exons ATGAGCACTACAGATGGAGCTGGGGCCCCTGACCAGGATGGAGAGGCCCGTGTTGTGCAGATCTACCCTAGGGTGTCCCAGAACACTGCTGCCTACTGTCCCCTGCAGGTCAGCTTTGGGGACACGGTGAAGTCGGTCATCCACAATGCCGTGGTCACTCTGGGGCTGGACTCCAGCAAGATGTACCGCCTCCTAGAAGTCAGACAGGTCAGCGGAGAGGAGAGGCTGCTGGAAGCTGGTGACTGCCCTCTGGAGAGAGTCCTGCTGTGGCCACCACTGGCACAGAGGTGGCACCCTCAGAGCCAGGGATACCActtcatcctgcagcagcagcaagccGACAATGGAGACAAccaagaagaaaacagagaggacTATGATGACCTCTGCAACCTCCAATCTGTAACTGAGCAGAGTATTCTGGAGGTTTTACGCCAACGCTTCTACAAGTTAAAAATCTACACCTATGCCAGCAACATCCTTATTGCCATTAATCCCAATAAGTTCCTGCCTGTTTACTACAACCCCAAGTATGTCAAGATGTATGAGAACCAGCCACTGGGCAAACTAAGCCCTCATATATTTGCAATAGCAGACGTGGCCTTCCATACGATGCTGACCAGGCAGGTTAACCAGTGTATTGTTATATCTGGTGAGAGTGGCTCGGGGAAGACTGAAAGCAGCAGTTATCTCATCCACTGCCTGACTGCACTGAGCCAGAAGACGTACTCCACCGGGCTGGAACGGACCATCCTTGGAGCAGGACCGGTGTTAGAG GCCTTTGGCAACGCCAAGACCGCAGAGAATAACAACTCCAGCCGCTTTGGGAAGTTCATCCAGCTCAACTACCTGGAGAGCGGTGTCATCAGAGG GGCAGTTATTGAGAAGTACCTACTCGAAAAGTGCCGCCTGGTGTCcagagataagagagagag GAACTACCACGTGTTCTACTACCTGCTAGTGGGAGCGTCCAAAGACGAGCAGGAGGAATTTCATCTGTTAAAGCCACAAGATTATCTCTACCTCAAGCAG CAAGACCTCCAAATAGATGATGAGGAGAAATTCAGGCAGGAGTACAAGAGGCTCCATCAAGCTATGGAAATGGTCGGCTTCTTGGCCTCCACCAAGAAACA CATATTTTCCATCCTCTCTGCCATCCTCCACCTTGGCAATGTGACGTTCACAGTCTCAGAGGACACTCAGGACCTGGAGGTCGGACCTGCTGAAGTCTTGTGTACACTGTCTGGCCTGCTCAAG GTGAAAAAGGAGCTGCTGGTTGAGGCTTTGATCAAGAGGAGAGTAGTGGTCGCCAAGGCCAGCACAGTTTCAAAGTACACACTACAACAG GCCTCCAAAGTGCGGGACTCCATGGCTAAGTCTTTATACAGTGCTCTGTTTGACTGGATCATCCTTCACATCAACCATGCAATGCTCAACAGACGAGACATGGAGGAGTCAGTCTCT tgtttgtccATCGGTGTCTTGGATATGTTTGGATTTGAGAACCTCCAGACAAACAGTTTTGAGCAGCTGTGCATCAACTACACCAATGAGAAACTGCAGTATTATATCAACCACAACATCTTCAAGCTTGAGCAA GAGGATTATGTGTCTGAAGGCCTCACTTGGCAAAACATCGACTGCACTGACAACAGTGGCTGCATTCAGCTGATCAGCATGAAATCAACTGGACTCTTTGACCTGCTGGATGAGGAGAGCAA CCTCCCTCAGGGCACAGATGAAACCCTGTTGGACAAACTGACGCAGCAGCATCAGGACAACCCACTCTTTGTAGCCTCTCCAAGTACAAACCCGATTTTTGCCATCCAACACTTTGCTGGGAGTGTTGAATATCACATCAAG gacttcagagagaaaaacacagagcacatgCGTCCTGAAGTCGTATCTCTTCTACGGAGTAGTGAGCGAGCGTTCTTGCATCACCTGGTTGCATCCAGCCCTCAGGCGCTGTTCAGATGGGGCATCCTTCGAGCCACCATTCGCATCCTCACAGTGTTCAAAAACATGGGACGCCAGCGGGCAGAACAGT TGGCTGCCAGACGAAGCTCCCGCAAAACCCTCAAGGAAATGAAACAGCGCAGCAGCACTGTGGACCGACTATCCAG CAACAGCCTGACTCTGGATTTCTCCTTTGATCACTCTGATGATCATCCTCTTGATGTGTTTGAAGACATCTTTGCCAATtatgaaaagagaaa GAAGAGCAGAGGCGGTCGACAGAAGCAGGTCATTCCAAAG AACCTCATGGATTTGCGCTCCCTCCAACATATTGTTGGTCTCACTGCCCACGACCGAACCAGCAAATCCATCTTCCACCCTCAGCAGAGAACAAAGCTATCTACAGTCAGCACTCAGTTTCAG GCCTCACTCAGAAGGCTGATGGAGACGATTGAAAAAGCGGACcctttcttcattttctgtgttcGCTCCAACGCTGAAATG aagGAGCTGCACTTTGATGATGAACTTGTGCTACAGCAAATCAGGTACACAGGCATGCTGCAGATGGTTCACATCCAGAAGTCTGGCTACAGTGCCAAATACACATTTATG GAATTTGTTGACAAGTTCAGGATGTTGCTCCCAAAAGGTGCAACGGCAACTCCTGAGCACATAACCAAACTGTTTGAGAGGATGAAACTGGATAAGTCCACCTACCAAATAGGAAAAACCAAG GTGTTCCTCAAGCagaaggagaagcagctgctccaaGACACTCTTAACAAAGAGGTGATGCGTCACATCATCATACTGCAGCGCTGGTTCCGTACCTGTCTGATAAGATTGCACTTTGTGCAAAAGAGAGACGCCACATTAATAATACAG AGGAGCTGGCGTGAGTTTTATGAGAATCACAACCGAGCTGCTACAGTGATCCAGACTGCTTGGAGGACTTCCTTAAAGAGGTCAAAGGAgcagtgtgaggaggaggatgacaaGGAGACGTCGAACACCCGGCTTGGACGGGACAG CTTGACCAAAAAAGAGTTAAAGAGGCAGCATAAGGTGGAGCTCAGCCCCGGCAGGAACCAGCAGCTCGATTCAGTCAATGGCCAGTCTGCACAGAGGGACCAAAGCAGAGAGAAACGAGGATGCCCTCCGCCTCTGAATAgacccctctccctccctctggaCACTAAAGTTAGCAGTAATGATCACTCAACCAGCCCCTCTACGAGCAGCTCGCTTCAGCGTTACAAAGACATGGGGGGCATTAAGGAGAAGGCCGAGAAGTGGAGGGGAAGACAGAGCGAGGGCGAACCGACAGACGAATCGAGTCCGGAAATACGACGCAGAGAAAATAGGAAAGATGAGTTTTA CCGCAAAGGGAAGTCCATGTCTGCCGATGAACTGTCCAAGATCAGCTCATCAGGCTCTGACAGCTCACCTTCTACCAATGAG GTCAGGGTGCGCCTCCGCAAGCAGCCAAAACGCAAGCGGCGCTTAGCCTACGCCCGCAGCGGTTTGATGATTAACTTTGGGGGCTCCAAGGAGAGCGAGTACTGGAGCTTTCCACTGCCTCCCATCAGCCCCCATCTGGCCAGTCTGAAGAGCTCGGCCAGTAGTGTGGATGTCCGGGTCAAG AAACCAGCAGAACCGGATGGGTCGAGGTTCAGCCTTCCGTCAAGGACTGCCAATGAGGACTCAGGACAACAGGGGACTAACCAATCACAACTCACAACCCCTGAGAA gatttggtttctcagtAAGTTCCTGCGGAAACGGGCACCCAAATTTTCCCCAGGCAATGACTCTCCATCAGATAAAACCG TCACCTTGCCCAGGTACACTCCACATCACTATCACATGCCAAACCAAAGCAGCGGGAGGGATAATCGAAACCCCACCATTCGAATCAGCCGGGCCACACGGGCGATTGAGTGGAACACCTCTCTAGACCGAGAGATCACTGACTCCAAGGAGCTGCGAAACCTGGATGAGTTCCTCGGAAACCAG GTGAATGAACTTCGATCAAGAATAAAGGAGCTGTCTCCAACAGAGAGCATCTTCCTCACAGCCACAATGCAGTTCAGAGAGACCATCAAAAGCATGTACTCCGTGCAG AAGCCCCAAATCGCCTACAAAGATCTGATGAAAGGCTACCACAACAAAGTGAACACACTAGCTGCACCCAAGAAGAAGGCAGAAGTCTCACTGGTGGTCAACCTGTTCCAGTCTGTGCTGGACGGCTTCATCAGGGGCGAAATAAAACGAGTGGAGTCTGAACCGTCCAAG GCTACCAAGACgacaaagaagaggaggaaaaaggacaAATGT CCTGATAGTCCTCTGGATCACCTGTTCAGCACATACCAGGTGAACATTATGCAGTCATGTGACTTGTGTGGCTCCTACATCTGGGGTATGGAGAAAGCCTACATGTGCAGTG cttgcAAGTTAATATGTCACAAGAAATGCCTGAAGAAAATCATCACAGACTGCTCAACACGGTGCGCCAGGCAG GATGACAGTGTGCCAGGCTCCCTTCACTTTGGggtgcaggtgtgtgtcctCACCAGTAAAGCCAACCCTGTGCCCATGGTGGTGGAGATGTTGCTGTTGCATGTGGAGCTAAATGGCCTCTACACTGAGGGCATTTACCGCAAGTCAGGCTCAACCTGTCGAGCAAGGGAGCTCCACCAGATTCTGGAGACCA ATCCTGAGGAAGCATGTTTGGAGAATTATCCCATCCACACCACCACAGGTCTGGTGAAACGATGGCTCCGAGAGCTGCCTGACCCCCTCATGACCTTTTCCCTCTACAGCGACTTTCTGCATGCCGTGG AGCTGCCAGAGAAAGCTGAGAGAATAAGGGCTGTGTACCAAAAGGTTGATGAACTCCCTCCTTCAAATTACAACACATTAGAGCGGCTCATTTTTCACCTTGTCAG GGTTGCAAAGGAAGAAGAGCACAATAAGATGTCACCAAGCTCTCTTGCTATTGTGTTTGCCCCCTGCATTCTGCGCTCTCCTGATGCTAATGACCCCTTCCTTGGTATGAAGGATGTGTCCAAGACTACACA GTGCGTGGAGATCCTGATCTCTGAGCAGTTCAGACGCTACAAAGAGAAGATGCAGAATATCCAGGAGCTGGAATACGCAGAGGCCCTGGCTGTCAATCAGCTCAAACTGAGGAGGCAAAACACG ATTGTTGAAAAGCCTTCAGATGttccagaggaaacacacactgatgaaacaGAGAAGACTCTCATCGAAAGGATCAAGTCCATCAAGCAAGAAAA GGTGGACTTGGCCTGCACATTACCTGACCTGGAGCAGGAACATTCTGACAACGACAACCTGGACTCATCATCGTCGATGAGCACAGAGAGTTTAGAAGACCGCCTGAGGAGCCTGGAATCGGAAGGTCAGTAG
- the myo9b gene encoding unconventional myosin-IXb isoform X3, with amino-acid sequence MSTTDGAGAPDQDGEARVVQIYPRVSQNTAAYCPLQVSFGDTVKSVIHNAVVTLGLDSSKMYRLLEVRQVSGEERLLEAGDCPLERVLLWPPLAQRWHPQSQGYHFILQQQQADNGDNQEENREDYDDLCNLQSVTEQSILEVLRQRFYKLKIYTYASNILIAINPNKFLPVYYNPKYVKMYENQPLGKLSPHIFAIADVAFHTMLTRQVNQCIVISGESGSGKTESSSYLIHCLTALSQKTYSTGLERTILGAGPVLEAFGNAKTAENNNSSRFGKFIQLNYLESGVIRGAVIEKYLLEKCRLVSRDKRERNYHVFYYLLVGASKDEQEEFHLLKPQDYLYLKQQDLQIDDEEKFRQEYKRLHQAMEMVGFLASTKKHIFSILSAILHLGNVTFTVSEDTQDLEVGPAEVLCTLSGLLKVKKELLVEALIKRRVVVAKASTVSKYTLQQASKVRDSMAKSLYSALFDWIILHINHAMLNRRDMEESVSCLSIGVLDMFGFENLQTNSFEQLCINYTNEKLQYYINHNIFKLEQEDYVSEGLTWQNIDCTDNSGCIQLISMKSTGLFDLLDEESNLPQGTDETLLDKLTQQHQDNPLFVASPSTNPIFAIQHFAGSVEYHIKDFREKNTEHMRPEVVSLLRSSERAFLHHLVASSPQALFRWGILRATIRILTVFKNMGRQRAEQLAARRSSRKTLKEMKQRSSTVDRLSSNSLTLDFSFDHSDDHPLDVFEDIFANYEKRKKSRGGRQKQVIPKNLMDLRSLQHIVGLTAHDRTSKSIFHPQQRTKLSTVSTQFQASLRRLMETIEKADPFFIFCVRSNAEMKELHFDDELVLQQIRYTGMLQMVHIQKSGYSAKYTFMEFVDKFRMLLPKGATATPEHITKLFERMKLDKSTYQIGKTKVFLKQKEKQLLQDTLNKEVMRHIIILQRWFRTCLIRLHFVQKRDATLIIQRSWREFYENHNRAATVIQTAWRTSLKRSKEQCEEEDDKETSNTRLGRDSLTKKELKRQHKVELSPGRNQQLDSVNGQSAQRDQSREKRGCPPPLNRPLSLPLDTKVSSNDHSTSPSTSSSLQRYKDMGGIKEKAEKWRGRQSEGEPTDESSPEIRRRENRKDEFYRKGKSMSADELSKISSSGSDSSPSTNEVRVRLRKQPKRKRRLAYARSGLMINFGGSKESEYWSFPLPPISPHLASLKSSASSVDVRVKKPAEPDGSRFSLPSRTANEDSGQQGTNQSQLTTPEKIWFLSKFLRKRAPKFSPGNDSPSDKTVTLPRYTPHHYHMPNQSSGRDNRNPTIRISRATRAIEWNTSLDREITDSKELRNLDEFLGNQVNELRSRIKELSPTESIFLTATMQFRETIKSMYSVQKPQIAYKDLMKGYHNKVNTLAAPKKKAEVSLVVNLFQSVLDGFIRGEIKRVESEPSKATKTTKKRRKKDKCPDSPLDHLFSTYQVNIMQSCDLCGSYIWGMEKAYMCSACKLICHKKCLKKIITDCSTRCARQDDSVPGSLHFGVQVCVLTSKANPVPMVVEMLLLHVELNGLYTEGIYRKSGSTCRARELHQILETNPEEACLENYPIHTTTGLVKRWLRELPDPLMTFSLYSDFLHAVELPEKAERIRAVYQKVDELPPSNYNTLERLIFHLVRVAKEEEHNKMSPSSLAIVFAPCILRSPDANDPFLGMKDVSKTTQCVEILISEQFRRYKEKMQNIQELEYAEALAVNQLKLRRQNTIVEKPSDVPEETHTDETEKTLIERIKSIKQEKVDLACTLPDLEQEHSDNDNLDSSSSMSTESLEDRLRSLESEGDHAIKNPET; translated from the exons ATGAGCACTACAGATGGAGCTGGGGCCCCTGACCAGGATGGAGAGGCCCGTGTTGTGCAGATCTACCCTAGGGTGTCCCAGAACACTGCTGCCTACTGTCCCCTGCAGGTCAGCTTTGGGGACACGGTGAAGTCGGTCATCCACAATGCCGTGGTCACTCTGGGGCTGGACTCCAGCAAGATGTACCGCCTCCTAGAAGTCAGACAGGTCAGCGGAGAGGAGAGGCTGCTGGAAGCTGGTGACTGCCCTCTGGAGAGAGTCCTGCTGTGGCCACCACTGGCACAGAGGTGGCACCCTCAGAGCCAGGGATACCActtcatcctgcagcagcagcaagccGACAATGGAGACAAccaagaagaaaacagagaggacTATGATGACCTCTGCAACCTCCAATCTGTAACTGAGCAGAGTATTCTGGAGGTTTTACGCCAACGCTTCTACAAGTTAAAAATCTACACCTATGCCAGCAACATCCTTATTGCCATTAATCCCAATAAGTTCCTGCCTGTTTACTACAACCCCAAGTATGTCAAGATGTATGAGAACCAGCCACTGGGCAAACTAAGCCCTCATATATTTGCAATAGCAGACGTGGCCTTCCATACGATGCTGACCAGGCAGGTTAACCAGTGTATTGTTATATCTGGTGAGAGTGGCTCGGGGAAGACTGAAAGCAGCAGTTATCTCATCCACTGCCTGACTGCACTGAGCCAGAAGACGTACTCCACCGGGCTGGAACGGACCATCCTTGGAGCAGGACCGGTGTTAGAG GCCTTTGGCAACGCCAAGACCGCAGAGAATAACAACTCCAGCCGCTTTGGGAAGTTCATCCAGCTCAACTACCTGGAGAGCGGTGTCATCAGAGG GGCAGTTATTGAGAAGTACCTACTCGAAAAGTGCCGCCTGGTGTCcagagataagagagagag GAACTACCACGTGTTCTACTACCTGCTAGTGGGAGCGTCCAAAGACGAGCAGGAGGAATTTCATCTGTTAAAGCCACAAGATTATCTCTACCTCAAGCAG CAAGACCTCCAAATAGATGATGAGGAGAAATTCAGGCAGGAGTACAAGAGGCTCCATCAAGCTATGGAAATGGTCGGCTTCTTGGCCTCCACCAAGAAACA CATATTTTCCATCCTCTCTGCCATCCTCCACCTTGGCAATGTGACGTTCACAGTCTCAGAGGACACTCAGGACCTGGAGGTCGGACCTGCTGAAGTCTTGTGTACACTGTCTGGCCTGCTCAAG GTGAAAAAGGAGCTGCTGGTTGAGGCTTTGATCAAGAGGAGAGTAGTGGTCGCCAAGGCCAGCACAGTTTCAAAGTACACACTACAACAG GCCTCCAAAGTGCGGGACTCCATGGCTAAGTCTTTATACAGTGCTCTGTTTGACTGGATCATCCTTCACATCAACCATGCAATGCTCAACAGACGAGACATGGAGGAGTCAGTCTCT tgtttgtccATCGGTGTCTTGGATATGTTTGGATTTGAGAACCTCCAGACAAACAGTTTTGAGCAGCTGTGCATCAACTACACCAATGAGAAACTGCAGTATTATATCAACCACAACATCTTCAAGCTTGAGCAA GAGGATTATGTGTCTGAAGGCCTCACTTGGCAAAACATCGACTGCACTGACAACAGTGGCTGCATTCAGCTGATCAGCATGAAATCAACTGGACTCTTTGACCTGCTGGATGAGGAGAGCAA CCTCCCTCAGGGCACAGATGAAACCCTGTTGGACAAACTGACGCAGCAGCATCAGGACAACCCACTCTTTGTAGCCTCTCCAAGTACAAACCCGATTTTTGCCATCCAACACTTTGCTGGGAGTGTTGAATATCACATCAAG gacttcagagagaaaaacacagagcacatgCGTCCTGAAGTCGTATCTCTTCTACGGAGTAGTGAGCGAGCGTTCTTGCATCACCTGGTTGCATCCAGCCCTCAGGCGCTGTTCAGATGGGGCATCCTTCGAGCCACCATTCGCATCCTCACAGTGTTCAAAAACATGGGACGCCAGCGGGCAGAACAGT TGGCTGCCAGACGAAGCTCCCGCAAAACCCTCAAGGAAATGAAACAGCGCAGCAGCACTGTGGACCGACTATCCAG CAACAGCCTGACTCTGGATTTCTCCTTTGATCACTCTGATGATCATCCTCTTGATGTGTTTGAAGACATCTTTGCCAATtatgaaaagagaaa GAAGAGCAGAGGCGGTCGACAGAAGCAGGTCATTCCAAAG AACCTCATGGATTTGCGCTCCCTCCAACATATTGTTGGTCTCACTGCCCACGACCGAACCAGCAAATCCATCTTCCACCCTCAGCAGAGAACAAAGCTATCTACAGTCAGCACTCAGTTTCAG GCCTCACTCAGAAGGCTGATGGAGACGATTGAAAAAGCGGACcctttcttcattttctgtgttcGCTCCAACGCTGAAATG aagGAGCTGCACTTTGATGATGAACTTGTGCTACAGCAAATCAGGTACACAGGCATGCTGCAGATGGTTCACATCCAGAAGTCTGGCTACAGTGCCAAATACACATTTATG GAATTTGTTGACAAGTTCAGGATGTTGCTCCCAAAAGGTGCAACGGCAACTCCTGAGCACATAACCAAACTGTTTGAGAGGATGAAACTGGATAAGTCCACCTACCAAATAGGAAAAACCAAG GTGTTCCTCAAGCagaaggagaagcagctgctccaaGACACTCTTAACAAAGAGGTGATGCGTCACATCATCATACTGCAGCGCTGGTTCCGTACCTGTCTGATAAGATTGCACTTTGTGCAAAAGAGAGACGCCACATTAATAATACAG AGGAGCTGGCGTGAGTTTTATGAGAATCACAACCGAGCTGCTACAGTGATCCAGACTGCTTGGAGGACTTCCTTAAAGAGGTCAAAGGAgcagtgtgaggaggaggatgacaaGGAGACGTCGAACACCCGGCTTGGACGGGACAG CTTGACCAAAAAAGAGTTAAAGAGGCAGCATAAGGTGGAGCTCAGCCCCGGCAGGAACCAGCAGCTCGATTCAGTCAATGGCCAGTCTGCACAGAGGGACCAAAGCAGAGAGAAACGAGGATGCCCTCCGCCTCTGAATAgacccctctccctccctctggaCACTAAAGTTAGCAGTAATGATCACTCAACCAGCCCCTCTACGAGCAGCTCGCTTCAGCGTTACAAAGACATGGGGGGCATTAAGGAGAAGGCCGAGAAGTGGAGGGGAAGACAGAGCGAGGGCGAACCGACAGACGAATCGAGTCCGGAAATACGACGCAGAGAAAATAGGAAAGATGAGTTTTA CCGCAAAGGGAAGTCCATGTCTGCCGATGAACTGTCCAAGATCAGCTCATCAGGCTCTGACAGCTCACCTTCTACCAATGAG GTCAGGGTGCGCCTCCGCAAGCAGCCAAAACGCAAGCGGCGCTTAGCCTACGCCCGCAGCGGTTTGATGATTAACTTTGGGGGCTCCAAGGAGAGCGAGTACTGGAGCTTTCCACTGCCTCCCATCAGCCCCCATCTGGCCAGTCTGAAGAGCTCGGCCAGTAGTGTGGATGTCCGGGTCAAG AAACCAGCAGAACCGGATGGGTCGAGGTTCAGCCTTCCGTCAAGGACTGCCAATGAGGACTCAGGACAACAGGGGACTAACCAATCACAACTCACAACCCCTGAGAA gatttggtttctcagtAAGTTCCTGCGGAAACGGGCACCCAAATTTTCCCCAGGCAATGACTCTCCATCAGATAAAACCG TCACCTTGCCCAGGTACACTCCACATCACTATCACATGCCAAACCAAAGCAGCGGGAGGGATAATCGAAACCCCACCATTCGAATCAGCCGGGCCACACGGGCGATTGAGTGGAACACCTCTCTAGACCGAGAGATCACTGACTCCAAGGAGCTGCGAAACCTGGATGAGTTCCTCGGAAACCAG GTGAATGAACTTCGATCAAGAATAAAGGAGCTGTCTCCAACAGAGAGCATCTTCCTCACAGCCACAATGCAGTTCAGAGAGACCATCAAAAGCATGTACTCCGTGCAG AAGCCCCAAATCGCCTACAAAGATCTGATGAAAGGCTACCACAACAAAGTGAACACACTAGCTGCACCCAAGAAGAAGGCAGAAGTCTCACTGGTGGTCAACCTGTTCCAGTCTGTGCTGGACGGCTTCATCAGGGGCGAAATAAAACGAGTGGAGTCTGAACCGTCCAAG GCTACCAAGACgacaaagaagaggaggaaaaaggacaAATGT CCTGATAGTCCTCTGGATCACCTGTTCAGCACATACCAGGTGAACATTATGCAGTCATGTGACTTGTGTGGCTCCTACATCTGGGGTATGGAGAAAGCCTACATGTGCAGTG cttgcAAGTTAATATGTCACAAGAAATGCCTGAAGAAAATCATCACAGACTGCTCAACACGGTGCGCCAGGCAG GATGACAGTGTGCCAGGCTCCCTTCACTTTGGggtgcaggtgtgtgtcctCACCAGTAAAGCCAACCCTGTGCCCATGGTGGTGGAGATGTTGCTGTTGCATGTGGAGCTAAATGGCCTCTACACTGAGGGCATTTACCGCAAGTCAGGCTCAACCTGTCGAGCAAGGGAGCTCCACCAGATTCTGGAGACCA ATCCTGAGGAAGCATGTTTGGAGAATTATCCCATCCACACCACCACAGGTCTGGTGAAACGATGGCTCCGAGAGCTGCCTGACCCCCTCATGACCTTTTCCCTCTACAGCGACTTTCTGCATGCCGTGG AGCTGCCAGAGAAAGCTGAGAGAATAAGGGCTGTGTACCAAAAGGTTGATGAACTCCCTCCTTCAAATTACAACACATTAGAGCGGCTCATTTTTCACCTTGTCAG GGTTGCAAAGGAAGAAGAGCACAATAAGATGTCACCAAGCTCTCTTGCTATTGTGTTTGCCCCCTGCATTCTGCGCTCTCCTGATGCTAATGACCCCTTCCTTGGTATGAAGGATGTGTCCAAGACTACACA GTGCGTGGAGATCCTGATCTCTGAGCAGTTCAGACGCTACAAAGAGAAGATGCAGAATATCCAGGAGCTGGAATACGCAGAGGCCCTGGCTGTCAATCAGCTCAAACTGAGGAGGCAAAACACG ATTGTTGAAAAGCCTTCAGATGttccagaggaaacacacactgatgaaacaGAGAAGACTCTCATCGAAAGGATCAAGTCCATCAAGCAAGAAAA GGTGGACTTGGCCTGCACATTACCTGACCTGGAGCAGGAACATTCTGACAACGACAACCTGGACTCATCATCGTCGATGAGCACAGAGAGTTTAGAAGACCGCCTGAGGAGCCTGGAATCGGAAG GTGACCATGCGATTAAAAACCCAGAAACCTGA